The Leptospira neocaledonica DNA window GGTTTCGTCGGTTTCTTGTACGACTTGGTAAGTGAACTTGCAGTCCTTATCCATTTTTTCTTCAAATACGATGAACTCGGAAGAAGAAGGCGATTTTGCTACTGCGGAACGCATAGCAGGCGCGTAATCTACACGAGTGTTGATTTGAAGAGTTTCGATTAGGCTTCCGAAAAGTTGTGCTCCGGATTTTCCTAATTTAACTACGATAGATTCTTTTCCTTGTGCCTTACGGGCTAATTCCATTTCCACATATCTTTTCAGATATTCAGGAAAAGGTTTAACCTGCCAGCCTTCGTTTAGTTCGGCCTTATTCAGATCCAAATCCTCCTGGAAGGATTGGAAAGAATGTGTACGTGAAGCTGAATCGAAGTAGGACTCGCCGGCAGTTTTTAGACTAGCCTGGAGTGCTTCTTCCATTCTAATAAGTTCGTTTTGTAATTCGGTGTCTTTTTCTAGTTTAGTCAACACTTCAGGTTTCCCTTCAAATAGTGACTGGATTATTTCTGGCACCGAGTTTTCGCGGTTGGATTCCATTTGAGTAAGATTCTCCAATAGGTTTTAAGACGATTCTTTCTACTCAGACAATTCGGAAAATTTGAGTTTTTTTTGTATTTTTTCGATCAATCTGAGTAATGTAACGCTCACATTTCCCTCGGTTATCCCTAAAAGGTCAGCAACCTCTCTGTAAGGAGTCCTCGCTAAGAAATGGCCTTTTTTGCGCTTTTCTAAGAGTTTTTTCCGTTGTTCGTATTTCTTCTTTAACGCTTGGGAAGTTTTATCTATTTCTTGAGGGAGTAAGGGGGCTTTCTTAACAGTTACGGTTTGTTTTTCTTTCAGCTCCAGAATATTTAAATATAGAGACGTAATCTTGTCTTCCATACGAATATTCTCTTCTTCCCGCTTAGAAAGTTCAGAGCGAAGGCCTAAAATTTTCTTTTTTATTTCGTCTACACCCAGATTCGTTTTTTCGATCAGGAATTGGATCTCTTCCTCGTCTAGGTTGAGGTAGTATATATAAGAAAGTTTGAAAATTACTCTCTTCTCTACGCCTATCTCTCCCAACACTTGGTGGAAATGTTTGGTAAGCTCTTGCGCCTCTTCCACCAAATCTGGGCGAAGATCCGGCTCGTCTTCAATAGTGGCGTATTCTTTTCCTTCCTTGTTGATCTTTCCAAGGTTGGTCATCTTTAGCTCTCGTTTGGTTCTTTGCCAATCGATGAGCATATTACGTAGAACTGAGTAAAACCATGTTCTAAAACTTGATTTACCTTTGAAGCTGGAAAATCTAGCTCCGGTTTTCAGTCTTTCGAACGCGTATAAGAAGAAATCTCCGGCATCATCTTCACTTAGGTGAAAGATCTTCATCGGAAAATTGTAAATATCTTCGGAATAGGACTCGAAGAACAACTTGAGAGCGGCCTCGTCTCCTTCCCCGCAACGGGTAACTAGGTCGAGGGTTTTATCCTTTGACAAATTCATTCTTTATGTAACCTTGCACCTGAGAGCCAACGATATGAGACGTAGTTTATCCCTCGGAATTATCTTGGCCGCGTTCCATCTAAGCACCTTTGCGCAAAACGATAAAGTAATAAATTTTCTTTTCCCGGTGAAAACCGACGGAATCGAGAATAAGGTTACCTCCGTATTCGGAGAATCTCGGGGGGACCATTTTCATAACGGAATGGACATTGCATCTACGGGAGAACCTGTTTTGGCGATGGCAGAGGGCAAGATCCTCTATTCGCGGTTTGGCGAAGATGATCCTTTTGGGGAAGAATTCGGGACAGGCAACTCTGTTTGGCTCGATCACGGAAATGGGACCTATTCTTCCTATTACCATTTGAAAGACGGTCGGCTCCCGGGACTTTTAGAAGAACGTCTAGTCGCAGGCGGAGAAAAAATCGCCTATACCGGAAATACCGGACACTCAAGCGGTGCCCACCTACACTTTGTTTTACTGAAAGACTTTGGAAAGATCATCCAAGATCCTATGAAGGTTTTGCCTATCGTAGAAGATGAGAATCCTCCAGTGATCGGAAATCTACTTATTCATCAGGACGAATATAAATACAGCCAGGTGAATGATGGGGACAATATCAATATTTCTAAGGCCTTTCCCGTGACTGTCGGTATCCAAGATGCGGGAAAAAAATCGGGCCAAAGAAGAGGTGTTTCTCAGATCCAAGTTTCCTTGAATGGACAATTATTGAAGAAGGCCAGCTTTTCCAATCTACATTACGAAAAAGGAGAATGGAAAAACTCGGAAGGGTTCCCATTTGCAGACCTTTATTATAAGGACCAATATTTGGTAGGTAATCTGGATTTCCGAAATGGAGAGAATGTGATCAAGGTTCTTGCCTGGGACTTTCGTCAAAACCTTACCGAAAAAACTTTCACCTTCTACGTAAACCGCATCCGTTAACCGTCCAATAGGTCATCTATCCGCTCTTTCGGAAAATAGGTGCCCTTATGTTTGAAGTCGCAGATATCCCAGGTTTACCTCGCAAAAAATATCTTTTAGGGATCGCTATAGTCGTCGGTTTGATGTCTGCAGGGATATTGGGCTTCGAGAATTTAATCGGCAATCATACATTCAGACCCGGATATACTATTGCTGGGATCACTTCTATCCTTTGTTGTTTTTTACTTTATAAGTCCAGATATAAAGAAGCTGTCTATCTTTCTTCTTTTCTTTTCGCTTTAGCTTTGGGACTCGGGGTAGTTTATGGTCCCGGTGTTAAGAGCGCTGCAGTTTGGTTTCCGGTTTTAGTTTTTTTCCAGCTATACTTTTTCAATCGTAAGATGGCGGTCCTATCAATGTTTTATTGTTTAGGTCTTTTATTCTGGAAGACGGGTGTTCCGATCGGAACTAGTGGAAATGAGATCTATACTGATTCGATCGCATCTCTTTGTGTTCTTACGTTATTCGCTGTTTTAATAGGTGCGAATATGGACAAATTGATTTTGGATAAGGATGTTCTTTTAAAAGAGCTCTCTCACCGAGTCAGGAATAATATGCAAGTTATCTTAGAGATGGTTTCCTTTCTGAAAGATTCGGAACATTCTATGGAAACTAGGAACGTTTTGCAGATCTTAGAAAGAAGAATATTGGCTCTTTCTTCCGTTCATGCAGTCTCCCAAGATGCGGAACATATACAAAGTGTTTCTATCGGAGAAGTGATGGAAGATTATCTAAACCGTATCGTTTCCAAATATAAGGCTCTCCCCAATTTGGACCCCGTAGCAAAACATTATCAGCTGGATGTGAAAGAAGCAAACCTTCTTCTTTTAGTTTTAGGAGAGATCGTTTCCGAAACTTCTGAATCGGTTACGAATCATGTGGAAGATCTGAAAATTAGTTTTAGAAATCCTACTGTCAAAACTTTAGAATTACAAGTGGAAGGAGCAAGTTTAGTAGAAGGGGATTGGAGTCGTTTTTCTAGAGATTTGTTAAGCCATTCCGGTGGGAATTTAAAAGTGGATCCGAGCGGCGCTGGAAGAGTATCTGCTAGCTTAGTAACTTTAAGAAGATAGATTTTAAACTCTATTTTTCCAATCTTCTGAACTGATCCTATAAAGGAATTTAGATCTTAACCGCTTGTTTGGTTCCGTTCGTTCCATAGACTCTGATATTGTCTCCGAAACTTTCGTATACAGTTTCTTCTCCTAATAATGTAACCAATCGATTCATCAATTCAGGATTTGGCTGTACTGAGTAATGATTATGTGCGCGGATTACTTTTTTCTCTTCGTCGCCGGAGATTAGATGGAAATATACTTGGGAATTTCCTTGGTAGGCAGCAAGTAATGTGTGGAGTTGGCCAATAATATCCGGCATTTTTCTGTGTCGGTCTCCGAGTTTGATATGAAGTGCCTTTTCCATTTTGTCTTCGATGGTGGCGTCGTTCAAGATCTCAAAACTGTTTACTTTGATCTGTCCTCTGAGCTCGGATTCTCCAGCTTCTATCCTGTCCAGATCTCCTTTTAGAAATACCGCCTGATCTTCTTTTATAAGTTCCTTAAATCTTTGGTACACTTTAGGGAAGGCCACACATTCTATTTCTCCAGTGCGATCTTCCAGTTTGAAGTTTACAAATTCTTCTTTTTTCTTGGTGAACTTGATCTTTAAAGAAGTAAGGATTCCTACTACTTCTACCTTATTGCCTGCTTTGATATTGTCTAATGTTTCGATCGGAATCGAGTTCAGGCTTTTTAAATGGCCTTGGTATTTATCTAAAGGATGTCCGGAAAGGAAAAGCCCAGTGACGGATTTTTCTCTCCTTAGCTTATCTTCCATTTCCCATTCGTCTGCGTCTTTAGGAAGTTTTAATTCGTAAGTAAGTCCACTATCTCCAAAAAGAGAGAATTGGCCTTCTCTGGATCTTTCCTGTTCTTTTTGTGCGAAAGAAACTAAACTATCCATGGATTCGAATAAACATTTTCGAGTATAACCGAAAGAATCTAAGGCACCACCTTGCACTAACGCTTCGAGTATCTTCTTGTTCAAGACTCTAGTGTCTATATTAGTCATGAACTCGGTGATTTCTTTGAAACCTCCGAGTTTCTTTCTGGCTTGGATGATATTTTCTGCTGCGCCTTCTCCCACACCTTTCATTGCGGAGATACCGAATCGAATGGTTTGATCATCGATTACGGAGAAAGATACGTCGGACTCGTTTACATCCGGAGTCAAAACACTGATCCCCATTTCTCGAGCGTTATTAATGTACTTTGTAATATCCGTCGTTTTGGAATGATCTCCCGCAAGCAATGCGGCCATATATTCCGTCGGATAATTGGCCTTCATGTAAGCGGTTTGATAAGTGACTAACGCGTAAGCAACGGAGTGGGACTTATTGAATCCGTATCCTCCGAATTTTTCCAACTGATCGAAAAGTTCTTCTGCAAATTTTTTTGCGTGGCCTTGTTTTTGGGCACCTTCGATGAACTTAATCCGTAACGGATCCATGAGTTCTTTTTTCTTTTTAGCCATAGCTTTTCGGAGCATGTCCGATTCGCCCATAGTGTATCCGCCCACAACTCGGGAGATACTCATCACCTGCTCTTGGTAAACAGTGAGTCCGAACGTTTCCTTTAAAATAAGTTCACAAGAAGAATGTGGATATGTGACCGGCTTTTTACCGCTCTTACGCTCTAAATATTCCTCTAACATCCCTGATTCCATCGGACCAGGGCGATACAGTGCGATCAAGGCTACAATCTCATCAAAGTTAGAAACCTGGCTTCGAGCAACAAGGTCCGTAATACCGGTGGATTCTAACTGGAAGATCCCAAGTGTATTCGCTTTTCTTAATAAAGCATAAGTGTTGGCATTATCCAGAGGAATTTTATCTAAATCTAATTCGATTCCTCTTCTTTCTCGAACAAGTTTGATTGCATAGTTTAGGGTCGTTAAGTTTTTTAGACCCAGGATATCCATCTTGATCAGACCGACGGATTCCAAATTGTTTTTTTCGTACTGAGTTACGATGGAACGAAAACCAGGTCTTTCTTTCTCCGCAACGGTGGAAAGAGGGACCACTTCTTCTAAAGGAAAAGGAGAAATCACTACACCTGCCGCGTGGCGTCCCGGTTGCCTATGATTTCCTTCTAAACGTTTTGCGATCGCGAATATCTTTTTGTTTAAGTCGTCTTTTTCGCTGGCTTGTTTTAAGTCTCCCGACATCGCAAGAGCTTCGTCGATAGTGATACCAGGTTTGCTAGGACAATAGCTTGTGAGTTTGTTGGATTCTTCGTAAGGAAGATTCATTACTCTGGCAACGTCTTTGAGTGCCGCTTTTGCACCTAGAGATCCGAATGTGATAATCTGGCCGACTCTATCTTCTCCGTATTTTTGGCGAATATAATTGATTACTTCTTCTCGGCGTTCTACGCAGAAGTCCGTATCGATATCCGGCATGTCCTTTCTGTCCGGGTTCAAAAATCTTTCGAAGAGTAGATTGAATTGTAAAGGTTCTACGTTCGTAATTCCAAGTGCGTAAGCAACGATGGAACCTGCTGCGGATCCTCTTCCAGGACCTACAGGGATCCCGGTTTTTTTGGCGAAGTTGATATAATCCTGAACGATCAAGAAATAACCGGCAAAGTGCATATTCTTGATCGTGTTTAGCTCGAACTCTACCCTTTCTTTGATCTCGGAAGTAACTTGAGGATAACGTTGGCGAATTCCTTCCCAAACCAAATTTTCCATAAAGCCGTATTCATCAAAACCGTCCGGAACCGCGAATTCAGGCAAAAGATAATTGCCGAATTTTAATTTAAGATCTACTTTATCACGAACTTCTAATGTAGAATAAAATGCTTGAGGGAGTTCCGGAAAGAGAGACTTCATTTCCGCAGGACTTTTTACGTAGAAGTGTTGGTTGAACCCGAACTCCATCTCGTCTTCGATCGTTTTTCTCATTCCGATACGAAGCAGAATGTCCTGAGCTTCCTTATCGTCTTTTTTCAAGAAGTGAGAATCGTTCGTGACTACTAATTTGATCCCGGTTTTTTGAGCGAGATCGTATACACCTTTTGCAACGATATCC harbors:
- a CDS encoding M23 family metallopeptidase; protein product: MRRSLSLGIILAAFHLSTFAQNDKVINFLFPVKTDGIENKVTSVFGESRGDHFHNGMDIASTGEPVLAMAEGKILYSRFGEDDPFGEEFGTGNSVWLDHGNGTYSSYYHLKDGRLPGLLEERLVAGGEKIAYTGNTGHSSGAHLHFVLLKDFGKIIQDPMKVLPIVEDENPPVIGNLLIHQDEYKYSQVNDGDNINISKAFPVTVGIQDAGKKSGQRRGVSQIQVSLNGQLLKKASFSNLHYEKGEWKNSEGFPFADLYYKDQYLVGNLDFRNGENVIKVLAWDFRQNLTEKTFTFYVNRIR
- the dnaE gene encoding DNA polymerase III subunit alpha; its protein translation is MEDFAHLHLHTTYSMLDGAIRIKELMQHVKELGMSSVAMTDHGNMFGAIEFYNEATKAGVKPIIGCEFYVSPNRKAETEEFKIADGNAYHLILLAKNEVGYKNLIKLASKSYTEGFYKKARIDYDLLDRHSDGLVCLTACLAGEVNRKILEGKAPESFQLAGKLNEIFNKEDFYLEIQNHGIPEQDIVAKGVYDLAQKTGIKLVVTNDSHFLKKDDKEAQDILLRIGMRKTIEDEMEFGFNQHFYVKSPAEMKSLFPELPQAFYSTLEVRDKVDLKLKFGNYLLPEFAVPDGFDEYGFMENLVWEGIRQRYPQVTSEIKERVEFELNTIKNMHFAGYFLIVQDYINFAKKTGIPVGPGRGSAAGSIVAYALGITNVEPLQFNLLFERFLNPDRKDMPDIDTDFCVERREEVINYIRQKYGEDRVGQIITFGSLGAKAALKDVARVMNLPYEESNKLTSYCPSKPGITIDEALAMSGDLKQASEKDDLNKKIFAIAKRLEGNHRQPGRHAAGVVISPFPLEEVVPLSTVAEKERPGFRSIVTQYEKNNLESVGLIKMDILGLKNLTTLNYAIKLVRERRGIELDLDKIPLDNANTYALLRKANTLGIFQLESTGITDLVARSQVSNFDEIVALIALYRPGPMESGMLEEYLERKSGKKPVTYPHSSCELILKETFGLTVYQEQVMSISRVVGGYTMGESDMLRKAMAKKKKELMDPLRIKFIEGAQKQGHAKKFAEELFDQLEKFGGYGFNKSHSVAYALVTYQTAYMKANYPTEYMAALLAGDHSKTTDITKYINNAREMGISVLTPDVNESDVSFSVIDDQTIRFGISAMKGVGEGAAENIIQARKKLGGFKEITEFMTNIDTRVLNKKILEALVQGGALDSFGYTRKCLFESMDSLVSFAQKEQERSREGQFSLFGDSGLTYELKLPKDADEWEMEDKLRREKSVTGLFLSGHPLDKYQGHLKSLNSIPIETLDNIKAGNKVEVVGILTSLKIKFTKKKEEFVNFKLEDRTGEIECVAFPKVYQRFKELIKEDQAVFLKGDLDRIEAGESELRGQIKVNSFEILNDATIEDKMEKALHIKLGDRHRKMPDIIGQLHTLLAAYQGNSQVYFHLISGDEEKKVIRAHNHYSVQPNPELMNRLVTLLGEETVYESFGDNIRVYGTNGTKQAVKI
- a CDS encoding histidine kinase dimerization/phosphoacceptor domain -containing protein; the encoded protein is MFEVADIPGLPRKKYLLGIAIVVGLMSAGILGFENLIGNHTFRPGYTIAGITSILCCFLLYKSRYKEAVYLSSFLFALALGLGVVYGPGVKSAAVWFPVLVFFQLYFFNRKMAVLSMFYCLGLLFWKTGVPIGTSGNEIYTDSIASLCVLTLFAVLIGANMDKLILDKDVLLKELSHRVRNNMQVILEMVSFLKDSEHSMETRNVLQILERRILALSSVHAVSQDAEHIQSVSIGEVMEDYLNRIVSKYKALPNLDPVAKHYQLDVKEANLLLLVLGEIVSETSESVTNHVEDLKISFRNPTVKTLELQVEGASLVEGDWSRFSRDLLSHSGGNLKVDPSGAGRVSASLVTLRR
- a CDS encoding RNA polymerase sigma factor, giving the protein MNLSKDKTLDLVTRCGEGDEAALKLFFESYSEDIYNFPMKIFHLSEDDAGDFFLYAFERLKTGARFSSFKGKSSFRTWFYSVLRNMLIDWQRTKRELKMTNLGKINKEGKEYATIEDEPDLRPDLVEEAQELTKHFHQVLGEIGVEKRVIFKLSYIYYLNLDEEEIQFLIEKTNLGVDEIKKKILGLRSELSKREEENIRMEDKITSLYLNILELKEKQTVTVKKAPLLPQEIDKTSQALKKKYEQRKKLLEKRKKGHFLARTPYREVADLLGITEGNVSVTLLRLIEKIQKKLKFSELSE